The genomic region GCTTCCTTATAACTATGTCATCCGGCAAGGGCTTAAGCTCATCAACTATTTCTGCACCCCACGTGCCCATGACGCAGTGCTCACCCCATATTCTAAACTCGGGGTCGTTCTTGAAGTGCCAGTCTTGGGTGTATATTACGGGTACATTGGCGTCTCTAGCTTTCGTTAGTAACTTCCTTATTGCTGGTATTGTGGCTTGTGCCGTCGGTACGTAGAGCTTACCATTTGGTTTTACGAAGTCATTCTGCATATCGACAACTATCACGGCAGTGCTTGAGGCCGGTAGTGAGACTTCCTCCTTAATTTCTATTTCAGGTACCTTAACCGTAGCCGTTATCTTTGACATCGGTCCAGAATTAATGATGCCCCTAATATATTTGAGGCGGCAATTTTTACCAAAATGCCGCATTGATTTTAAATCATTCTTTGAACCTTAAGCATAAACTGCTTGATCTTCGACATCACATTCTCAACGTGCCAAACAGGGTTTACGAAAACCATCAACCAGCCCTTGGAGCCCATTTCAAAGAAGGCGATTTTGAAGTTTGAGAAGCGAATTATGAGGTATTGATATGGACCAAGGAGGTCATCATTGATTTTAGCGGTATGATCGACGAACTCTATGAGGGAAAGGAGGTTTTTGAGGGATTTGACGGTGAGGGTGTTTGGGATATGATAAATAAGTGGGATGCCGTTTGAATCAATAATGGCGGCGCCAATAATTACTTCGCCGTCTATCAACTCACTAAGCATTATCCGCTTAAGCTCGGTTTGAAGCGTCTTCTCAACGACCTTTTTATCGGGAGAAACATAAATTACCAAACTAATCCCCATAGAATTGCTAGCGCAACTCTTTATAAGCCTTATCGCTTCAATTTATGTACTATAGAGAGTACGTAGTAATATGTAGACAAAAAATAGATTTATAATACCTAAAACCCTACGTACCACTCCTCTTACCAGCCCTACCAAGCATTTCATGAGCCCTAGCCAACTCATCCCTTGCCAAGGCAAGCACTAAATTAACCTCGCCAGCAAGTACGGCAGCTGCCACTATCTCCGCAAACTTCAGGGCATTGGTTCCAGGCGGGTTTCCAGAGCCATAAACACCAAGCATTTGAAGCATCTCTCTCTGCGTCGGCAACCCAGTACCACCACCCACAGTGCCAACCTCGAGACTCGGCAATGTAACTGATACGTAGAGGTCTCCATTATCGAGGGATTCCATCCAGGTAATACCCATGCTAGACTCAACAACCTGGGCCACATCCTGCCCAGTGGCTATGAATATCGCCGCAATTATATTAGCGAAGTGGGCGTTGAAGCCGTATGAATGAGCCAACGCAGAGCCAAGTAGGTTCTTCCTATTGTTGACCTCGGCAACGTCCTCCGCCGTGACACCCCACTTCTCCAGGGTGCTTCTTGGTATTACGGCCTCGCTAATCACGGTCTTACCCCTACCGAGTAGGAAGTTTACGGCGTTGGCCTTCTTATCAACACACATATTACCACTAAGTGCGACTAGGCGCGCCTTTGGGAAGTTGCTAAGTATGTACTTAACGGCCTTGTCGGTGGCTATCGTCACCATGTTCATACCCATCGCATCTCCAGTCGTGAACTTAAATCTAAGCCAAACATTATTACCAACAATAAACGGTTGAATACTCACTAACTTCGCATGCCTACTGGTTGACTCAGCCACGCTCTTAACCTCATTGAAGTGCTCATTAACCCAATTAACAAGCTCAACAGCATCAATTACACTTGGCACCGCAATTACTGGAGCCCTGGTCATACCATCATTAATGACCTTGCTCCTGGCACCACCTGCCTCAGTGACGATCTTAGCGCCCCTATTCACAGAGGCCACCAATGCGCCTTCCGTGGTCGCCAGTGGTATGTAGTAAAGTCCGTTGGCGTAATCGCCAATTACCCTCAACGGCCCCGCAATTCCTATTGGTACCTGCGCAGCGCCTATCGTGTTTTCTATATTCCTACCGACCACCGTGTTAAAGTCTATGACCGTCTTACTGACATTCTCGAGCTTCACATTAACCCTACTCTCGATATACCTCCTCCTGACTTCGGTTGCCTTATTCGAGTCATTAAAGAGCTTGTCTAGCTCGTGAAGTTTCAATTCACCTCTGTCAATCTTTGTGAATATGTCCTCAAGGCTTATTTCCTCAACCATTATATGGGCTATATCCAGGGAATATTTAAAAACTTCACATTTATGGCAACTGCTGGTGTTTAATACGACAGAAGTATATGTCGTAGCCCACTCCCTGGTGCCAGGCGGTAGGCATTATGAGAAAGGACTGAAGGAGTTATTCGCCGATGCATTTCTGAAGGTCCTTGATCAAGTCGGTAATGCCAACCTAGGCGCAATATACGTGGCCAACGCCTTCTCTGAGGTGCTTCAGGATCAAAGCGTTCTCGGGGCTTACCTTGCAGACTACGTTGGCCTTAGGAGGATACCGGCCATTAGGATTGAGAGTGGTGATGGGTCAAGTGGTATCGCGGTTCTGGAGGCCTATAACATGGTTAAGGCGGGGATCTACGATTGCGTTGCGGTTGTTGGTGTTGAGAAGATGCATGACGTCGTTAATGTTAAGTTGAATAAGGCCCTATCCACAATAACCGACTACGAGTATGAGGGCTTCTTCGGAGTGACACCGGCGGCACAGGCGGCGATGGCAATGAAGGAGTACATGATCAAGTATGGCTACGACTATGAGGACCTGGCAATATGGCCAATAAAAATGCATGAGAGAGGTAGCAAGAACCCACTTGCATACATGAAGAAGCAGGCAACGCTTAAGGACGTGCTTGAGTCAGAGGTCGTTGCGGACCCACTGAGGCTTTATGACGTCGCGCCTGCCGTGGATGGATCAGCCGCAGTAATACTGTGTAATAGGCCCATTAAGAGTGATGCTGTGATTAGGATTGATGGTATTGGCGTTGGTGC from Vulcanisaeta distributa DSM 14429 harbors:
- a CDS encoding cysteine hydrolase family protein; the encoded protein is MSKITATVKVPEIEIKEEVSLPASSTAVIVVDMQNDFVKPNGKLYVPTAQATIPAIRKLLTKARDANVPVIYTQDWHFKNDPEFRIWGEHCVMGTWGAEIVDELKPLPDDIVIRKHRYDAFFGTDLDYVLRHIVHATNLVIVGTVANICVLHTAGSAALNWYNVVVPIDGISALNEFDYYAALRQIAFLYTGTLTKVDGIKFV
- the hmgA gene encoding hydroxymethylglutaryl-CoA reductase (NADPH) codes for the protein MVEEISLEDIFTKIDRGELKLHELDKLFNDSNKATEVRRRYIESRVNVKLENVSKTVIDFNTVVGRNIENTIGAAQVPIGIAGPLRVIGDYANGLYYIPLATTEGALVASVNRGAKIVTEAGGARSKVINDGMTRAPVIAVPSVIDAVELVNWVNEHFNEVKSVAESTSRHAKLVSIQPFIVGNNVWLRFKFTTGDAMGMNMVTIATDKAVKYILSNFPKARLVALSGNMCVDKKANAVNFLLGRGKTVISEAVIPRSTLEKWGVTAEDVAEVNNRKNLLGSALAHSYGFNAHFANIIAAIFIATGQDVAQVVESSMGITWMESLDNGDLYVSVTLPSLEVGTVGGGTGLPTQREMLQMLGVYGSGNPPGTNALKFAEIVAAAVLAGEVNLVLALARDELARAHEMLGRAGKRSGT
- a CDS encoding thiolase C-terminal domain-containing protein, coding for MFNTTEVYVVAHSLVPGGRHYEKGLKELFADAFLKVLDQVGNANLGAIYVANAFSEVLQDQSVLGAYLADYVGLRRIPAIRIESGDGSSGIAVLEAYNMVKAGIYDCVAVVGVEKMHDVVNVKLNKALSTITDYEYEGFFGVTPAAQAAMAMKEYMIKYGYDYEDLAIWPIKMHERGSKNPLAYMKKQATLKDVLESEVVADPLRLYDVAPAVDGSAAVILCNRPIKSDAVIRIDGIGVGAYGTYLGQRDSLTELYSVRDATNMALRMAHVSINDINLAEVHDTYSILGMLALESMGLVRLGETPRLLSTGALDAGNKLIVNASGGLKAMGFPGGASGMYELALMVMELMNVKPFESLGRAELGIVQDMAGFDLISTSIILRRVS